The Pedobacter mucosus genome window below encodes:
- a CDS encoding TraR/DksA family transcriptional regulator gives MENSTKTRYSDSELQEFKELIQDKLRSSKEELNSLTTSLSNPNANGTEDTSGAYKTLEDGSATMEKEQINQLAARQKKFIENLEAALVRIENKTYGICRETGKLIQKERLRAVPHATLSMEAKLKQS, from the coding sequence ATGGAAAATAGTACAAAAACACGTTACTCAGATAGTGAATTACAAGAATTTAAAGAATTAATCCAAGATAAATTACGCAGTTCTAAAGAAGAACTTAATTCGTTAACTACTTCATTAAGCAATCCAAATGCAAACGGCACAGAAGATACTTCTGGCGCTTATAAAACATTAGAAGATGGTTCTGCAACAATGGAAAAAGAGCAGATTAATCAATTAGCTGCTCGTCAGAAAAAGTTTATCGAGAATTTGGAAGCAGCATTGGTACGTATCGAAAACAAAACTTATGGTATTTGTCGTGAAACTGGCAAATTAATTCAAAAAGAACGTCTGCGTGCAGTGCCTCATGCAACATTAAGCATGGAAGCCAAATTAAAGCAGAGTTAA
- the ileS gene encoding isoleucine--tRNA ligase — MYSEFKQLELAKIGQEILDFWKKENIFEKSISSRPKSNPFTFYEGPPSANGMPGIHHVMARAIKDIFCRYKTLKGYQVKRKGGWDTHGLPIELAVEKKLGITKEDIGKKISVDDYNSACRTEVMKYTDVWNDLTEKMGYWVDLEKPYITYENDYIETLWWIIKQLYDKGFLYKGYTVQPYSPAAGTGLSSHELNQPGTYKMLKDTSITAQFGLKKDQNHPLIAQLFDNDNENTVIIAWTTTPWTLPSNGALAVGEKINYVKVKTFNQYTFEPVSVVLAKDLVAKHFKKDAENLSFSDYKGGDKLIPWTITSEFTGKELVGLRYHQLMNYVTSPDLEENAFRVIPADYVTTEDGTGIVHIASVFGGDDFRVAKENNVPAVMIFDENGLELPLVDKQGKFVKEVTDFAGRYVKEEYYSDAEREDPNFRSTDVLLAIKLKEDNKAFDVKKYEHSYPHCWRTDKPILYYPLDSWFIATTKVKDKMVALNKTINWKPESTGTGRFGNWLENLVDWNLSRSRYWGTPLPIWRTADGLEEKCIGSMAEMNAEIAKSIAAGFLPAGFELKDMHRPYVDDVILTSSKGEKMTRETDLIDVWFDSGAMPYAQWHFPFENKEEFANAYPADFIAEGVDQTRGWFFTLHAIAVMLSEASDEIKAVNEQVSNPGVAFKNVVSNGLVLDKNGNKMSKRLGNAADPFSTIETYSADATRWYMISNASPWDNLKFSLEGLDEVRRKFFGTLYNTYAFFALYANIDKFEIDKNNLSNVADRTELDRWILSLLQNLINEVDEAYNTYEPTKASRAMQTFVDEHLSNWYIRLSRRRFWKGEMTDDKRTAYETLYICLETLAQLMSPIAPFFADWLYKNLTVNDKNAEQSVHLTLWNDADQTLIDNALNERMVFAQDISSMVLSLRKKSSINVRQPLAKILIPSLNGDFEQKISKVADYILSETNVKHIEFITDTHGIVKKKLKPNFKSLGKKVGKDMSLVKEALENANQDDIQRLELEGFIIVVGSNDLEFTIDLNTDVEVFAEDIPGWQVTNLGNLTVALDVTISEELKQEGISRELVNRIQNLRKELNFEVTDRIKVRLQNDNLVTNAVAKNKAYICAEILADELLLTDEIVDANKIVIDDVELNISVNKI, encoded by the coding sequence ATGTATAGCGAATTTAAACAATTGGAACTTGCCAAAATAGGGCAAGAAATATTAGATTTTTGGAAAAAAGAAAACATCTTTGAAAAAAGTATTTCTTCTCGCCCAAAATCTAATCCTTTTACTTTTTACGAAGGCCCACCGTCTGCTAATGGCATGCCCGGGATTCACCATGTAATGGCTCGTGCTATAAAAGACATTTTTTGCCGTTACAAAACACTAAAAGGCTATCAAGTTAAACGAAAAGGTGGTTGGGATACTCATGGATTACCAATTGAACTTGCTGTTGAAAAAAAATTAGGTATCACAAAGGAAGACATTGGAAAAAAAATCAGCGTTGATGATTACAATTCTGCCTGCCGTACCGAAGTGATGAAATATACAGATGTTTGGAACGACCTTACCGAGAAAATGGGCTATTGGGTTGATCTTGAAAAGCCATACATCACATATGAAAATGACTATATTGAAACCCTTTGGTGGATTATAAAACAACTTTACGATAAAGGATTTTTGTATAAAGGCTATACGGTTCAGCCGTATTCTCCAGCGGCAGGTACAGGTTTAAGCTCGCATGAGTTAAATCAACCTGGCACTTACAAAATGTTGAAAGATACTTCTATAACCGCTCAATTCGGCTTAAAGAAAGATCAAAATCATCCGCTGATCGCTCAGTTATTTGATAATGATAACGAAAATACGGTCATAATTGCCTGGACAACCACGCCATGGACTCTGCCAAGTAACGGTGCTTTAGCAGTTGGTGAAAAAATTAATTATGTTAAAGTAAAAACTTTTAATCAATATACTTTTGAACCTGTTAGTGTTGTTTTAGCAAAAGATTTAGTCGCTAAACACTTTAAAAAAGATGCAGAAAACTTATCATTCTCTGATTATAAAGGTGGTGATAAATTAATCCCATGGACGATCACTTCTGAATTTACAGGCAAAGAATTAGTTGGTTTGCGTTATCATCAATTGATGAACTACGTTACAAGTCCAGATTTAGAGGAGAATGCCTTCCGTGTTATTCCTGCTGATTACGTTACTACAGAAGATGGAACAGGTATTGTTCATATCGCGTCAGTTTTTGGTGGAGATGACTTTCGTGTAGCCAAAGAAAATAACGTTCCGGCAGTGATGATTTTCGATGAAAATGGATTGGAATTACCTTTGGTTGATAAACAAGGAAAGTTTGTAAAAGAAGTAACTGATTTTGCTGGTCGATACGTTAAAGAAGAATATTATAGCGATGCAGAACGCGAAGATCCTAATTTCCGTTCTACTGATGTATTGCTTGCTATTAAACTAAAAGAAGATAATAAAGCTTTCGATGTAAAAAAATACGAACACAGTTATCCGCATTGCTGGAGAACAGATAAGCCGATTTTATATTATCCTCTAGATAGCTGGTTTATTGCAACTACAAAGGTTAAAGATAAAATGGTTGCCCTTAATAAGACCATCAATTGGAAACCAGAATCTACAGGAACAGGCCGTTTTGGCAACTGGTTAGAAAACCTAGTTGATTGGAATTTATCGCGTTCTCGCTATTGGGGCACGCCTTTACCAATCTGGCGAACTGCCGATGGCTTAGAAGAAAAATGTATTGGTTCGATGGCAGAAATGAATGCAGAAATTGCGAAATCTATTGCAGCTGGTTTTTTGCCTGCAGGTTTCGAACTTAAAGATATGCACCGCCCTTACGTTGATGATGTAATTTTAACTTCATCAAAAGGCGAAAAAATGACTCGCGAAACCGATCTAATTGATGTTTGGTTTGATAGCGGTGCGATGCCTTATGCGCAATGGCATTTCCCTTTTGAAAATAAAGAGGAATTTGCAAATGCCTATCCTGCAGATTTTATTGCTGAAGGTGTAGATCAAACCCGTGGCTGGTTCTTCACCTTACATGCTATTGCAGTGATGTTAAGCGAAGCGAGTGATGAGATTAAAGCAGTTAATGAACAGGTTAGCAATCCGGGTGTAGCCTTTAAAAATGTAGTTTCAAATGGATTAGTGCTGGATAAAAACGGCAATAAAATGTCTAAACGTTTAGGCAATGCTGCCGATCCGTTTAGTACTATTGAAACTTATAGCGCTGATGCTACGCGTTGGTATATGATCAGCAATGCTTCCCCATGGGATAACCTTAAATTTAGTTTAGAAGGTTTGGATGAAGTACGCCGTAAGTTTTTTGGAACGCTTTATAATACCTATGCCTTCTTTGCGCTATATGCGAACATCGATAAATTTGAAATCGACAAAAATAATTTGAGTAATGTTGCAGATAGAACAGAATTAGACCGCTGGATTTTATCGCTATTGCAAAACTTGATTAATGAAGTTGATGAGGCTTATAATACCTATGAGCCAACAAAAGCATCAAGAGCCATGCAAACTTTTGTTGATGAACATTTAAGTAATTGGTATATAAGGTTAAGTCGCCGACGTTTTTGGAAGGGCGAAATGACTGATGATAAGCGCACTGCTTACGAAACGCTTTACATTTGTTTAGAAACATTAGCGCAGCTAATGAGTCCGATTGCACCATTTTTTGCCGATTGGTTGTATAAAAACTTAACCGTTAACGATAAAAACGCAGAACAATCTGTCCACCTTACTTTATGGAATGATGCAGATCAAACCTTAATTGATAATGCACTTAACGAACGAATGGTTTTTGCTCAAGATATTTCTTCGATGGTTTTATCGTTACGAAAAAAATCGAGCATTAATGTTCGTCAGCCTTTAGCGAAGATTTTAATACCATCTTTAAACGGTGATTTCGAACAAAAAATCTCAAAAGTTGCTGATTATATTTTAAGTGAAACAAATGTGAAGCATATTGAGTTTATTACCGACACGCATGGCATTGTTAAGAAAAAGCTTAAACCTAATTTTAAATCGTTAGGTAAAAAAGTTGGGAAGGATATGAGTTTGGTAAAGGAGGCTTTAGAGAATGCTAATCAAGATGATATTCAACGTTTAGAACTAGAAGGATTTATAATCGTTGTCGGTAGCAATGATCTTGAATTTACGATTGATTTGAACACTGATGTAGAGGTTTTCGCTGAAGATATTCCTGGATGGCAAGTTACAAATTTAGGCAACCTCACTGTGGCTTTAGATGTTACGATTTCAGAAGAACTAAAACAAGAAGGTATTTCTCGTGAGTTGGTAAATAGGATTCAAAATTTGCGTAAAGAATTAAATTTTGAAGTTACCGATAGGATTAAAGTTAGGTTACAAAATGATAACTTAGTAACAAACGCTGTTGCAAAAAACAAAGCTTACATTTGCGCCGAAATATTAGCAGATGAACTGTTATTAACAGATGAAATAGTTGACGCAAACAAAATTGTTATAGATGATGTTGAGTTGAATATTTCAGTAAATAAAATTTAA
- a CDS encoding isoleucyl-tRNA synthetase yields MIKLLKLQKAVFVLILGVLSFIAYKILDANEVSGARYLQMLAGVLVMIGALWMLYPIVFAKKDGDGNAEIVTDPTVEIPNDEDDKKAVTE; encoded by the coding sequence ATGATTAAGCTCTTAAAGTTACAAAAAGCAGTGTTTGTCCTTATATTGGGCGTATTATCTTTTATTGCCTATAAGATTTTAGATGCAAATGAAGTAAGCGGGGCTCGCTATTTACAAATGTTAGCCGGTGTTTTGGTCATGATTGGTGCACTTTGGATGTTATATCCAATCGTATTCGCTAAAAAAGATGGTGATGGAAATGCTGAAATTGTAACTGATCCAACAGTTGAAATTCCAAATGATGAGGATGATAAAAAGGCTGTAACGGAATAG